The genomic interval AAAGTTGGTTAAGGAGAAGCAGTCTCAACACTTGGCtaatcttaataataaaaatatttcccaACTTGAATCCAACCCTATTGATAAGTTACttgcttaattaaaaaaattatacatataaaaatatatgcaTTTGCTTTAAATAAATTGTTCGAGTTGATCCTGAATTTTACATGTTCATGTTTTTTCCTTTTGAAGATGTAATGAgttttatgttttgaagcttATAAAGTTCTCTAATTagaatatcataaattaatctatattaaaataataaatttctaAAAGAGTTCTTTACTATTATGTCTTACATAGCTAAAATGTACCATAAATTAAagttatttaaattgaaaaccAATCAAACCTGCAATTTTTGAAGTGTTTTGTAAAACTGGTTACTAATCTTTTATTTCAATTCCAAACTTGTTACTAAAATTACTACTAATACAATGACATCATTCTttctattttcattttattttcaggtacaaagctaaaagtatccaaaaacaaaatcccaaaaaattaatcaatagggCATTAAATTCGGATACAATTCAAAGAAACTTACAAATAACTAATCATGATCCTTAATTAAAACAACATCCCTTAATGTCGTCCTTGTCGTGGTGGTGGTGATCTTCATATTCTTGATCACTGTCGTCTTCATCGAAAGGCTTCTGTTTATGGAAAATACAACATTTTTTCGAACTTTTCTTCTGCATAAACTCGTTGTCCACAGTCCCTTCTTTCCAGGTTACTTGCTTTTTCTTTCGGTTAAGGCGAATCGTTAGAGTATTTGACTTCTGCGGCTGACTAGACGACGATGAAGAAGATGTTCCCTCCGGATTCTCCAATGTAATGGTGGCAGTCGATGAACCTACAGCTGCTCTGGTGGCAGAGCTCACAGGTCTAGCCATGGTGTATGATTATCTTCTGTTAATCGGTTGAAAATGAGAATAAAAATGACAATTTTGTGATTTCAACACAGCTTCTGACTCAATCGAATACTTGTGTAATCTGCAATTTCAACACTCATATGAGAATCTATTTTATAGCAAAATCAATTAACATATAATGATAAAACAGAACTTCAAAAAGTCTcataaataatgataataaactTCAAAATCAATTAAGTACCAGATACACCATAACCTGATATTAATGATTTCTTCCTAATATTTCATATGAattaataatgataatgatatTGTACTACCTTGCTACTTACTCCTATAGATACAAAACTATGGAAGTATTAATCAAAGCACCAATTGAAGAGATATTGAGTAGCTAATAAAATTTAGACTCTGGTTAGCAAGAAAACATAAATTAGAAGATAATAATGCAATTTTTAGGTATGGAACTCATTTAAGAAACAATTTGCTGTGAAATCTACAGTAATTTCCCAGTTCTTTCTTTAACAGGTTGTCATTTTTTTACCCCGGCCCCGGAACAAATGAACAGTAAATTTGTCTAAATTTGTTGGATGTTTGATGTGATCTGGAGACTAAACTGTGATTTGGTAAGTATCAATGAATCAAAAGTGAATAAATTACACCGAATGAATCAAGAGCCGATAAATTACCTCTATCGGTAGGGGCAAAAACACATGGCCCCATATAAGAATTTTCCtctataaaagtaaaattaagaTCCCTTTCGAGAATAAATCATCATCGATAAGAAAGAGTAAAAATTCTTGTTAAAAGACCAGAGCAGGTCTTCAATAGTTTTGGGGCCATAAGTGTCACCCAATGAAGCAACTCTAGCACCTCGAGAGTGAGCCTTAACTGAAGGTAGCTGACACGCATCTTCAATCTGGACAACATAACTTTTATAGAAAAATCAGATTCAAAATTGAGCTCGGGAGAAAGCCCGTGTAATGCAAATTTGGCGTAGGCAAGTAACCTGACCCGCTGTGAAGCACCCAACTTCTTTATTACAGATCTCAGTAGACCGTCTGTGCGTAGTATTCTAAGGAAATCGGGTGGCAAAGATTCCATAAATGAAGATATGTCTTCCATCTTTAGAGAAGTCAGCTCCTTTTTCAAGTTACTTTTCTCCACAGCTGACATTCTCCCATCAAGAACTCGTTTACTGTCAATAGTTGTCCCCGTAAAGATGACTGGAAAGTATCTAAAGTACTTTGCAACACCGAATTGTTCCCCCAATAGCTTAATTTTATTCGAGTCTGCAATAAGCAGAGCTCTCCAAAGTTCACAATATTTTAACCTGAATCCTTCGTCTAACTGTTTATATATTCCATGATCTAATAGAACCAGGGAAAACCCATGTGGACCTACTGGACAAACTAATATGTTACCAGGGTGAGGATCACCATGCACAAAACCATGGACGAAAATCATCTCAGCAAATATTTCCACCAATGCTTTTGCTACCTTGGTTGGATCAATTCCATGCTCTTTCATATATACCACGTCATCAACCTTCTGTCCTCTACAGAATTGCATAGTCAGAACCTGATCGGTTGTCAAATCCCAAAACACACGAGGAATCTTGAGCGTGTTGTTGTTTTTGAAATTACGGGC from Cannabis sativa cultivar Pink pepper isolate KNU-18-1 chromosome 4, ASM2916894v1, whole genome shotgun sequence carries:
- the LOC115713820 gene encoding protein phosphatase 1 regulatory subunit INH3-like; this encodes MARPVSSATRAAVGSSTATITLENPEGTSSSSSSSQPQKSNTLTIRLNRKKKQVTWKEGTVDNEFMQKKSSKKCCIFHKQKPFDEDDSDQEYEDHHHHDKDDIKGCCFN
- the LOC115712995 gene encoding uncharacterized protein LOC115712995, with the translated sequence MLKSKITLFLFTATSTGLTFQTYFNSHYSSFSPESSIFPEKIRATIHGILRSSRAIFAITLTAVDYKFSLRRSPMDSDDYRRKLSEVHLRSAERILKLCEANKGFYVKAGQLVAALRNVPKEYSLTLSVLQDQAVPYPFEAIKKVLIYNLRQDLSEIFSSFDENPIAAASIAQVHRAVLKDGQELAIKVQYPGLLQQLNIDIATMSFLSTSVSWFFPDYRFDWLVSEFVKDIIVELDFIQEARNSERTARNFKNNNTLKIPRVFWDLTTDQVLTMQFCRGQKVDDVVYMKEHGIDPTKVAKALVEIFAEMIFVHGFVHGDPHPGNILVCPVGPHGFSLVLLDHGIYKQLDEGFRLKYCELWRALLIADSNKIKLLGEQFGVAKYFRYFPVIFTGTTIDSKRVLDGRMSAVEKSNLKKELTSLKMEDISSFMESLPPDFLRILRTDGLLRSVIKKLGASQRVRLLAYAKFALHGLSPELNFESDFSIKVMLSRLKMRVSYLQLRLTLEVLELLHWVTLMAPKLLKTCSGLLTRIFTLSYR